In Vigna unguiculata cultivar IT97K-499-35 chromosome 3, ASM411807v1, whole genome shotgun sequence, a single genomic region encodes these proteins:
- the LOC114179187 gene encoding auxin-responsive protein SAUR78-like: MAKGGKLMRLKSVLKKWNSFGNGRQSRHSTSAVADDESSTRSDLHAVYVGKSRRLYRVSSGVLDNPVFRELVERSRDDSDHQDDTINVACEVVLFEHLLWMLDNADPQPESLNELVDFYAC; encoded by the coding sequence ATGGCGAAAGGTGGAAAACTAATGAGGCTGAAATCAGTGCTGAAGAAATGGAACTCATTCGGCAACGGCAGGCAGAGCCGCCACAGCACCAGCGCCGTCGCCGACGACGAGTCCTCCACCAGATCGGATCTCCACGCCGTCTACGTCGGCAAGTCCCGCCGCCTCTACCGTGTCTCCTCCGGCGTCCTCGACAACCCCGTCTTCCGGGAACTCGTGGAGAGGTCCCGCGACGACTCCGACCACCAAGACGACACCATCAATGTCGCATGCGAGGTTGTCCTCTTCGAACACCTGCTCTGGATGCTCGACAACGCCGACCCACAACCCGAGTCTCTCAACGAACTCGTCGACTTCTACGCCTGCTAA